AGGTCTTTTAGTTCCTCAAGTGACAGATTATCCAGTTCAGGTATGACATCGGGCAACTTTGGACCATTGTAAACTGATGTTGATTTTGTGCTATCATTCGAATTACTATTCATCTGAGTAACTTCGGATAATTGTGCAATGTAATCTTCTGACATTTCATTATCTATTTGATATCCTTGGACTAGCAACGGAATTGgacgatttttttcaaattcatttatcAGTCGTTTCACAACGGAAGACAAATCTGGTTTGCTCTTGAAGTTGTCTAATGGTGGAAAACTAACTACAACTTGCGCTGCATCTAGATATTTGTGTGAGCATGGAGGATGAACGAACAACATGGGTGCCTCTGATGGAAATGCAGGTGGCAAATCAATAATAATAGTATAAGCATATTGCTCATTCTCATGCTTTAATATAAAATCAACCTGATATTGAACATCCCTCTGTATCATGGTTACATTTAGTTTTAATTGTTTcagtttttcaatttgttttctcCTGATTTTTTGTGTTTGAGCAATCTGACTGGCAACATTTGAAGAAGTTGTCTTCGGCATCTCGAGattttataattgaataacAATTATAaagcaatattatttatatccaCTGAAATATAACATTCTATTAAAAGTTAGGCTCTCATACAGTCATATCCatatacaaataaatgaaataatgaaCCTGCAGTGACCAAATTTCTACTTTTCCCAGACAAAAGCAATACAAAATGCAACCAAAACAAACCGCACactttatatataagtaagcaGTACAAGCTATTTATAAAAA
This is a stretch of genomic DNA from Styela clava chromosome 2, kaStyClav1.hap1.2, whole genome shotgun sequence. It encodes these proteins:
- the LOC120336123 gene encoding vacuolar protein sorting-associated protein 37A-like, producing the protein MPKTTSSNVASQIAQTQKIRRKQIEKLKQLKLNVTMIQRDVQYQVDFILKHENEQYAYTIIIDLPPAFPSEAPMLFVHPPCSHKYLDAAQVVVSFPPLDNFKSKPDLSSVVKRLINEFEKNRPIPLLVQGYQIDNEMSEDYIAQLSEVTQMNSNSNDSTKSTSVYNGPKLPDVIPELDNLSLEELKDLDEDEIQLLGVFHSTEMSKAIHDEREEISKRIEKIAKDNLSRSADLEKCRENLVKSFDKCQKMKEEYDGNVKKFMEASEWMSLNNISLRIQVSTAEQEEKAEKMVENFLDGDMDVNDFTKEFVKSKTIAATRKAQEDKIQHILASQ